A portion of the Equus quagga isolate Etosha38 chromosome 17, UCLA_HA_Equagga_1.0, whole genome shotgun sequence genome contains these proteins:
- the SNX15 gene encoding sorting nexin-15, with product MSRQAKDDFLRHYTVSDPRTHPKGYTEYKVTAQFISKRDPEDVKEVVVWKRYSDFRKLHGDLAYTHRNLFRRLEEFPAFPRAQVFGRFEASVIEERRKGAEDLLRFTVHIPALNNSPQLKEFFRGGEVTQPSEVSRDLHILPPPLIPTPPPDEPWLPQPLPAERRGLEELEVPGDPPPSSPAQEALDLLFDCGSTEEASSSPARGPLTEAELALFDPFSKEEGAGPSPAHISELAAMEAETERLDQEPWEPGGQEEEADEEGGPAPAYLSQATELITQALRDEKAGAYPAALQGYRDGVHILLQGVPSDPSPARREGVKKKAAEYLKRAEEILHLHLSPVPP from the exons ATGTCCCGCCAGGCCAAGGACGACTTCCTGCGGCACTACACAGTCTCCGATCCCCGCACGCACCCCAAGGGCTACACCGAGTACAAAGTGACCGCGCAG TTCATCTCAAAGAGGGACCCAGAGGATGTCAAAGAG GTGGTGGTCTGGAAGCGCTACAGCGACTTCCGCAAGCTGCATGGAGACCTGGCCTACACTCACCGCAACCTCTTCCGCCGCCTGGAGGAGTTTCCCGCCTTCCCCCGCGCCCAGGTGTTTG GCCGCTTCGAAGCTTCGGTGATCGAGGAGCGGCGGAAAGGGGCTGAGGACTTGCTTCGCTTCACTGTGCACATTCCTGCGCTCAACAACAGCCCCCAACTCAAGGAGTTCTTCCGG ggaggggaggtgacACAGCCCTCCGAGGTGTCCAGGGACCTGCACATCCTGCCACCCCCTCTGATCCCCACACCCCCGCCTGATGAGCCCTGGTTGCCCCAGCCACTCCCTGCGgagaggaggggcctggaggagTTGGAGGTGCCAG GGGACCCCCCACCatccagccctgcccaggaggcctTGGATCTCCTCTTTGACTGTGGGAGCACCGAGGAGGCGTCCAGTTCCCCTGCCCGAGGCCCCCTCACGGAGGCTGAGCTTGCCCTCTTCGACCCCTTCTCTAAGGAAG AAGGTGCAGGCCCCAGTCCTGCCCACATAAGTGAGCTGGCAGCGATGGAGGCAGAGACCGAAAGGCTGGACCAGGAACCGTGGGagccaggagggcaggaagaggaagcGGACGAGGAAGGAGGGCCCGCCCCTGCCTATCTGAGCCAAGCCACAGAGCTCATCACTCAGGCCCTGCGAGACGAGAAGGCAGGCGCCTACCCTGCGGCTCTGCAGGGCTACCGGGATGGCGTGCACATCCTGCTCCAGGGAGTTCCCA GTGACCCATCGCCTGCCCGCCGGGAGGGTGTGAAGAAGAAGGCAGCCGAGTACCTGAAGCGGGCAGAGGAAATCCTGCACTTGCACCTGTCCCCAGTCCCACCCTGA